In a genomic window of Pirellulales bacterium:
- a CDS encoding methyltransferase gives MLNENALSMPEENAPPEARLLQIISGSWMMQAVYSAARLELADHVKAGPKTAEQLARDTGAHAPSLYRLLRALASLGIFKEDSERRFALTPIAEKLCKDAPDSLWSSIVMMGEEHYVAWGRLLDGVRQGKVSFQLQYGEGVFDYFEKHPESARIFHRAMTELTSKTHVAAVEAYDFSRLRKLIDVGGGRGTLISAILKANPHLHGAVFDVPSVMEQTRNYLAEQGVADRCEAISGDFFAAVPAGGDAYILSTVIHDWHDADSLRILKNVHQAMNGPGTLLLVEQVLKGRNEPDFAKFMDLNMLVMAGGMERTAEEFRVLLKDAGFDLVRIIPTKSASKVIEAVRR, from the coding sequence ATGCTGAACGAGAACGCCCTCTCAATGCCTGAGGAAAATGCCCCGCCCGAGGCACGGCTGCTGCAAATAATCAGCGGCAGTTGGATGATGCAGGCTGTCTACTCAGCGGCCCGCTTGGAATTGGCCGATCACGTTAAAGCGGGTCCCAAGACTGCTGAGCAACTGGCGCGTGATACCGGTGCCCACGCACCATCGCTCTATCGATTGTTGCGGGCGCTGGCGAGCCTGGGCATCTTCAAGGAGGACTCCGAGCGCCGATTCGCATTAACGCCGATTGCCGAAAAGCTGTGCAAAGATGCGCCGGATTCGTTGTGGAGCTCGATTGTGATGATGGGCGAAGAGCACTACGTTGCCTGGGGGCGATTGCTCGACGGTGTGCGGCAAGGCAAGGTCTCGTTTCAATTGCAATACGGCGAAGGGGTGTTTGACTATTTTGAGAAGCATCCGGAATCGGCACGGATATTTCATCGCGCGATGACGGAACTGACAAGCAAGACCCATGTGGCTGCGGTTGAAGCCTATGACTTCAGCCGCTTGCGCAAGCTGATCGACGTCGGCGGCGGCCGGGGGACGCTCATTTCGGCCATACTTAAGGCGAACCCGCATTTGCACGGAGCCGTGTTCGACGTGCCGAGCGTCATGGAACAAACGCGCAACTATCTGGCGGAGCAAGGGGTGGCGGACCGCTGCGAGGCGATCAGTGGAGATTTCTTTGCCGCGGTACCTGCCGGCGGAGATGCCTACATCTTGTCGACCGTGATTCACGATTGGCACGATGCCGACAGTCTGCGGATCCTGAAGAATGTCCATCAAGCGATGAACGGTCCAGGCACCCTGCTGCTGGTCGAACAGGTTCTCAAGGGCCGCAACGAACCCGATTTCGCCAAGTTCATGGATTTGAACATGTTGGTGATGGCCGGAGGAATGGAACGGACGGCCGAAGAGTTCCGTGTCCTGCTAAAAGACGCCGGCTTCGACCTGGTAAGAATCATCCCGACGAAATCAGCCTCGAAGGTGATCGAAGCCGTCCGCCGGTAA